One part of the Dioscorea cayenensis subsp. rotundata cultivar TDr96_F1 chromosome 2, TDr96_F1_v2_PseudoChromosome.rev07_lg8_w22 25.fasta, whole genome shotgun sequence genome encodes these proteins:
- the LOC120273764 gene encoding receptor-like protein EIX1, whose protein sequence is MDCYHLGLGKMLRIWRGIQCDNQTGYVVQLDLGNKRPLHDMFQYGPRLEPLNGEINPALLGLKHLQYLDLSMNFFGGLAKLQHLGFSANEFRVDLGSQWVPPVGLNTLAMWNSKLGPGFPSWIQKLENLSVAAFSNAGISDTLPDWFWNFSKNLQLVDLSYNDIKGKLPASLEHLSDLRYVGLSRNSFEGSVSRFPANLEYLLLSSNKIAGRIPETLCYLKKLAVLDLSKNQLIGEIPDCWNHSLQPKLSTFDLSDNQLSGGIPTTISSPSLAYLHLNNNNLSGELPLSLRNCRALRTLDLGQNKLSGSIPTWFAKSLLNLEVLRLRDNMIVGDIPPELGNLTNLRVIDFAYNHLSGTIPYNLGNLRAMKFAPKIFYNTKVALEIYDKISFDYIDNMEILYLVSNKLLIGYMDNVNVNLKGRDVRYDKLLPLLISIDLSRNELCGEIPEELMYLSYLQNLNLSGNHLMGRIPDKIGLLLRLESLDLSKNDLSGAILTTMITLSFLSHLNLSYNNLSGKIPDSGQFLALPDPSIYFGNYALCGFPLDNDCENVDKPPGVRYPKDEDEAEKIGFYMSIALGYILGFWVLWGVLLLNKK, encoded by the exons ATGGACTGCTATCATCTTGGATTGGGGAAGATGCTACGCATTTGGAGAGGAATTCAATGTGATAACCAAACAGGGTATGTTGTGCAACTTGATCTTGGTAACAAGAGGCCTCTTCATGACATGTTTCAATATGGCCCACGTCTCGAGCCATTGAATGGAGAGATCAATCCAGCTTTGCTTGGGTTGAAACACTTGCAATACTTGGATCTCAGCATGAACTTCTTTGGAG GTCTTGCAAAACTTCAACATCTTGGCTTTTCTGCTAATGAATTCAGGGTTGATCTTGGTTCACAATGGGTGCCTCCTGTTGGCTTAAATACACTGGCCATGTGGAACAGTAAACTAGGACCGGGATTTCCTTCATGGATTCAAAAGTTGGAGAATCTCTCAGTTGCTGCTTTCTCAAATGCTGGAATTTCAGACACTCTGCCAGACTGGTTTTGGAACTTTTCGAAGAATCTTCAACTTGTAGATTTATCATATAATGATATCAAAGGCAAGCTTCCTGCTTCATTAGAGCATCTTTCTGATCTTCGGTATGTTGGTCTGAGTCGAAACTCATTTGAAGGATCAGTGTCACGATTTCCTGCAAATTTGGAGTACTTGCTTTTGTCTTCCAACAAGATAGCGGGAAGGATCCCAGAAACATTATGTTATCTGAAGAAGCTGGCAGTTCTTGATCTCTCTAAAAATCAACTTATAGGTGAAATTCCTGATTGCTGGAATCATTCTCTCCAACCAAAATTATCCACTTTTGATCTGTCCGACAATCAATTATCTGGAGGTATTCCTACAACCATTAGTTCTCCATCCTTGGCTTATTTGCATTTGAACAACAATAATTTGTCGGGAGAGCTCCCTTTATCTTTGAGAAATTGCCGAGCATTGAGGACTCTTGATCTTGGCCAGAATAAGTTAAGTGGAAGCATACCTACTTGGTTTGCAAAGAGTTTATTGAACTTGGAGGTTCTTCGACTCCGTGATAACATGATTGTTGGCGATATTCCTCCTGAGTTGGGTAACCTTACCAATCTTCGTGTCATAGACTTTGCATATAATCATCTGTCAGGAACCATACCATACAATCTTGGCAACCTTAGAGCTATGAAATTTGCTCCTAAAATATTCTATAACACTAAGGTTGCACTTGAGATATATGATAAAATCTCCTTTGATTATATTGACAACATGGAAATTCTTTACTTGGTATCAAATAAACTTCTCATAGGCTACATGGATAATGTCAATGTGAATTTGAAAGGGAGGGATGTTCGATATGATAAGCTGCTGCCACTTCTGATATCCATTGACCTCTCAAGAAATGAGTTATGTGGGGAGATTCCTGAAGAACTAATGTATCTTTCTTATTTGCAAAATCTGAATTTATCTGGAAACCATTTGATGGGAAGAATTCCAGACAAGATCGGCCTGTTACTGAGGTTAGAATCACTTGATTTATCAAAGAATGATCTTTCAGGGGCTATTTTGACAACAATGATCACGCTATCTTTCTTAAGTCATCTAAACCTATCATATAACAATTTATCTGGAAAAATTCCAGACAGTGGGCAGTTTCTAGCACTTCCAGACCCATCTATCTATTTTGGAAACTATGCTCTTTGTGGCTTTCCATTGGATAACGATTGTGAAAATGTCGACAAACCACCCGGTGTAAGGTACCCTAAAGATGAAGATGAGGCAGAGAAGATAGGGTTCTATATGAGCATTGCCTTGGGATACATTCTTGGGTTTTGGGTGCTTTGGGGTGTGTTGCTGCTCAACAAGAAATAG